The Oryzias latipes chromosome 4, ASM223467v1 genome includes a window with the following:
- the LOC101155418 gene encoding regulator of G-protein signaling 5, translating to MSLNIASGPWSYGRIALSSKLRLRPHPSHLDYIAELQQAKEKKTSWIMREVSNHMAFTETEKPTEMSAEKKVKKRKNWNNKIQFLLNRNPQPRLALRRKKPYGPSVDDVNQWAQSLDKLLNHKYGKTAFRLYLKSEFCEENIEFWMACEDFKLLKTRREKVTKAKKMYKEFIKPDAPKEINLDYQTRDNIIQSLDDPTTTSFLAAQKKVYSLMENNAYPRFIHSDFYKELFAAARAKEEHIKS from the exons ATGAGCCTCAACATTGCCTCAGGGCCTTGGAGTTATGGGAGGATAGCTCTGAGTTCTAAGCTCCGCCtccgcccccaccccagccaCTTAGATTATATAGCAGAGCTCCAACAGGCAAAGGAGAAGAAAACGAGCTGGATTATGAGAGAGGTATCCAACCACATGGCTTTTACTGAAACCGAGAAACCTACTGAGATGTCTGCAGAGAAGAAGGTGAAAAA AAGGAAAAACTGGaacaacaaaatccagtttCTGCTGAATAGGAACCCCCAGCCCAGACTGGccttgaggagaaaaaaaccaTACGG GCCAAGTGTTGATGACGTGAACCAATGGGCGCAGTCACTAGACAAACTACTCAACCATAAAT ATGGGAAAACAGCCTTCCGCCTATATCTTAAGTCAGAGTTCTGCGAGGAGAATATCGAGTTTTGGATGGCCTGCGAGGACTTCAAGTTGCTGAAAACACGCAGAGAAAAAGTGACGAAGGCCAAAAAGATGTATAAGGAGTTCATCAAACCCGACGCTCCCAAGGAG ATAAACCTGGATTATCAAACGAGAGATAACATCATTCAGAGTCTTGATGACCCCACAACAACAAGCTTCCTGGCAGCTCAGAAGAAGGTCTACAGCCTCATGGAGAACAACGCGTACCCCAGGTTCATCCATTCCGACTTCTACAAAGAACTCTTTGCAGCTGCAAGAGCAAAGGAAGAGCATATCAAGTCCTAG